Proteins encoded within one genomic window of Bacillus sp. 1NLA3E:
- a CDS encoding proton-conducting transporter transmembrane domain-containing protein, producing MNALPLVGVLILLLFEVIAVMKTKKLMALLIYSSLAEVGYILLGIGNGTFVGQTGGLLHLEYQILMRGLVFLAAFVIIKHGGTQNIAKLKGMGRTSPFIATMFAFGIFSVMGLSPFKGSISKFLIVYSCIENSHYVSASLAIMGSIIEAWYFIKILHQICFAEAEEGEQSPDRPDHTSVMFKKISYGVVIVLGTLTALTSLFPEPLIAFSGNLANLLFGTTELELPVFDSLWPILVLVPYIGAFIVFIAGHFLPKLSGTLAVCIGAATVGMVWMDGKIDGLSKFFALIISVIMSLAIIYSIGYFKNEKRNNRYFFFMLLTLGSLIGVATSTKFGNFYVFWELMTWASYLLIVHVPTQKALNAGFKYFMMCTTGAYFMQFGILLLQHSAGTIDMGAVSDKLPLIAPSMLIAIIVMFVIGTGVKTGLVPMHSWLPEAHPAAPSPVSSILSGILTKIGLYGLVRVLFAVFGVGLLTQLGSTGKFSYIGLSISILGIITSLYGEIMALRQKDIKRLLAYSTMGQLGEIVTTLGLGTYLSMVAGLYHVLNHAVMKGMLFLAVGLLVHKLKSRDITAFKGVGKVMPFTAGCLSIGILAIMGLPPFNGFISKFLMLYAAVSSGYWYIAALILLGSIIAAIYYIRLIKTIFFEKYEGHAVKEGPLTMLIPIGLLTGVVIFNGLFPQFALKLVISAANSVAAKGGLAITSIPEIQVSWPVIIIIPMLGGLLAFFLGKRSPKIAGWISVAVMSVTLVVIAVSHAKFDIYSLSFALLIAFIGLLNILFSLGYMGHGHSQNRYYMFFLMMIGGLIGVATSNEFFSFFIYWEIMSSWTLYFSIIHEETKGALKEGFKYFIFNYIGASIAFLGILILTVKTGVFDMSILVERLKEIDLGTSGLGLTLITVGFLMKAAVLPFRIDYQMHPSTAPTPVSGYISSVLLKSAPYSLIKLFFIMGGAVVVGRLGMVFNNSTLMYTVSWIAGLSIVGAGAMGLVQKGIKRLLIYSTVSQIGYIILGLSLGSTLGLTGAMLHFVNHMFFKDLLFLAAGAIMVQAHVRNLDDVTGLGRKMPVTLAFFMIGALSLAGIPPFSGFTSKWIIYEAAMEKGYVFLAILSLVGSVLTMAYFVKFMHSAFFGIPSKNSENVKEASWTMLVPMGVLSAVSIIFGIMPGLPLTVISKVLSLAGFAQPTYTLFSVDTPIGSWQVGTITITILLALVVGLVLLLSGNKKVRYTDAYTCGVTDLDAEKINVASENMYETPAKLVKRLHRIIIPVFGNGEEEEE from the coding sequence TTGAATGCATTGCCTTTAGTAGGTGTATTAATTTTGCTGCTTTTTGAAGTAATTGCTGTTATGAAAACTAAAAAATTAATGGCATTACTGATATATTCATCACTAGCCGAAGTAGGATATATTCTTCTTGGAATCGGCAACGGAACTTTTGTCGGACAGACAGGGGGGCTTCTGCATCTAGAATATCAAATTCTTATGAGAGGTTTGGTATTCCTTGCGGCTTTTGTAATCATAAAACACGGTGGGACGCAAAACATTGCGAAATTAAAAGGAATGGGTAGAACTTCACCATTCATTGCTACGATGTTTGCATTTGGTATCTTTTCAGTTATGGGTCTTTCCCCGTTTAAGGGATCCATAAGCAAATTTTTAATCGTTTACTCATGCATAGAAAATAGTCATTATGTTTCCGCTTCGCTCGCTATCATGGGTAGCATTATTGAAGCCTGGTATTTTATCAAGATACTACATCAAATCTGTTTTGCCGAAGCTGAGGAGGGGGAACAAAGCCCCGATAGACCGGATCATACATCTGTAATGTTTAAAAAGATCAGTTACGGGGTTGTAATTGTTCTGGGAACTCTAACTGCGCTGACTTCACTCTTCCCTGAACCATTAATAGCATTTAGCGGAAATTTGGCCAATTTACTGTTTGGAACAACCGAGCTTGAATTACCTGTTTTTGATTCACTATGGCCGATTCTCGTATTAGTACCATATATTGGGGCTTTTATCGTGTTCATAGCTGGCCATTTTTTGCCGAAGCTCAGTGGAACACTCGCAGTATGCATTGGTGCGGCGACAGTCGGAATGGTTTGGATGGATGGGAAGATCGACGGCCTGTCCAAATTCTTTGCGCTAATTATTTCAGTTATTATGTCTTTGGCTATTATCTATTCAATCGGATATTTTAAGAATGAAAAGCGCAACAACCGTTACTTTTTCTTTATGCTGCTAACTTTGGGTAGTTTGATCGGTGTAGCAACAAGCACAAAGTTTGGCAATTTCTATGTGTTCTGGGAACTGATGACATGGGCGTCATATCTGCTTATCGTTCATGTGCCGACACAGAAGGCTTTAAATGCTGGTTTCAAGTACTTTATGATGTGTACGACCGGTGCCTATTTTATGCAGTTTGGTATATTATTGCTTCAGCACAGTGCCGGAACAATCGACATGGGAGCGGTGTCGGACAAGCTACCTTTGATTGCACCTAGTATGTTAATTGCCATAATCGTTATGTTTGTTATTGGAACGGGTGTAAAAACGGGTCTTGTGCCAATGCACAGTTGGTTGCCCGAAGCCCATCCTGCGGCTCCGTCACCTGTATCATCCATCCTTTCTGGAATCCTTACAAAAATAGGTTTATATGGGCTAGTGAGGGTTTTGTTTGCAGTTTTCGGAGTGGGCCTATTGACTCAATTAGGATCCACTGGAAAGTTTTCATATATAGGTTTATCAATATCCATTTTAGGAATCATAACGTCACTCTATGGAGAGATAATGGCTTTACGCCAGAAAGATATTAAACGACTGCTTGCCTATTCGACTATGGGGCAGCTTGGCGAAATAGTCACCACACTTGGATTGGGGACATATCTGAGCATGGTTGCTGGCCTTTATCACGTATTGAACCATGCAGTAATGAAAGGCATGCTGTTTCTTGCCGTAGGTCTATTGGTACACAAACTGAAAAGCAGGGATATTACAGCATTTAAGGGAGTTGGAAAGGTAATGCCTTTTACCGCGGGATGCCTGTCAATTGGAATCCTTGCCATTATGGGTTTACCTCCATTCAACGGTTTCATCAGCAAGTTTCTTATGCTGTATGCTGCAGTGAGCTCAGGCTACTGGTATATCGCAGCTCTGATCCTGCTTGGAAGCATTATCGCGGCGATTTATTACATCAGGCTGATCAAAACCATCTTCTTTGAAAAATATGAAGGACATGCCGTAAAAGAAGGACCTTTGACAATGCTGATCCCGATTGGTTTGCTCACCGGGGTGGTTATCTTTAACGGGTTGTTCCCACAATTTGCATTGAAGCTAGTTATATCTGCTGCAAATTCAGTTGCAGCTAAAGGGGGATTAGCGATAACTTCCATCCCTGAGATTCAGGTGAGCTGGCCTGTGATCATCATAATCCCGATGCTTGGCGGTCTGCTGGCCTTCTTTTTGGGTAAACGTTCCCCGAAAATCGCAGGCTGGATATCTGTGGCAGTGATGTCCGTAACCCTTGTAGTAATTGCCGTTTCACATGCAAAATTTGATATATACTCTTTAAGCTTTGCCCTGCTGATTGCTTTCATAGGCTTGCTCAATATACTGTTCTCATTGGGATATATGGGGCACGGACATTCCCAAAACCGCTATTACATGTTTTTCTTAATGATGATTGGCGGTCTGATTGGTGTTGCTACTAGTAATGAATTCTTCTCCTTCTTTATTTACTGGGAGATTATGAGTAGCTGGACCCTATATTTCTCCATCATTCATGAGGAGACGAAGGGTGCGTTAAAAGAAGGCTTCAAATATTTCATATTTAATTATATAGGCGCCAGCATTGCCTTTTTAGGAATACTCATTTTAACAGTGAAAACAGGTGTCTTTGACATGAGTATCCTGGTGGAGCGCTTGAAAGAAATAGACCTTGGGACGTCAGGATTGGGATTGACTCTGATCACTGTTGGTTTTCTTATGAAAGCTGCAGTGCTACCTTTCCGGATTGATTATCAGATGCACCCTTCAACTGCGCCGACGCCTGTGAGTGGATATATTTCTTCAGTATTATTAAAAAGCGCCCCATATAGCCTTATTAAGTTGTTCTTTATCATGGGAGGCGCCGTTGTGGTAGGGCGTCTTGGAATGGTCTTCAATAATTCTACTCTAATGTACACAGTGTCATGGATAGCCGGTCTGTCAATTGTAGGTGCTGGTGCGATGGGACTAGTACAAAAAGGAATTAAAAGGTTGCTGATTTATAGTACCGTCAGCCAAATTGGTTATATAATCCTTGGCTTAAGCCTTGGTTCAACGCTTGGACTAACAGGTGCCATGCTGCATTTTGTTAACCATATGTTTTTCAAGGATCTCCTTTTCCTTGCTGCAGGAGCAATTATGGTACAGGCACATGTTAGAAATCTGGACGATGTTACCGGCCTCGGCAGAAAAATGCCTGTTACTTTAGCATTTTTCATGATTGGTGCCTTATCTTTGGCTGGGATACCTCCTTTCAGCGGTTTTACGTCAAAATGGATCATTTATGAAGCAGCTATGGAAAAGGGTTATGTATTCCTTGCGATCCTTTCACTGGTTGGAAGCGTCTTGACAATGGCATATTTTGTGAAATTTATGCATTCTGCTTTCTTTGGTATTCCATCAAAAAATTCAGAAAATGTCAAAGAAGCATCATGGACCATGCTGGTTCCGATGGGAGTATTATCTGCAGTTAGTATTATTTTCGGTATAATGCCAGGATTACCTCTTACTGTCATATCGAAAGTGTTATCTTTGGCAGGTTTTGCCCAGCCAACCTATACATTATTCAGTGTTGATACGCCTATTGGAAGTTGGCAGGTTGGTACCATCACAATTACAATCCTTCTGGCGTTAGTTGTAGGCTTGGTACTCCTCCTTTCCGGAAACAAGAAGGTACGTTATACCGACGCCTATACCTGTGGCGTAACAGACCTTGATGCAGAAAAAATAAATGTAGCTTCAGAAAACATGTATGAAACTCCAGCAAAACTGGTGAAGAGATTACACAGAATCATCATACCTGTGTTTGGTAATGGCGAGGAGGAAGAGGAATAG
- a CDS encoding ubiquitin-like small modifier protein 1 yields MIIKFFAYIRDYTHTKETNMDQCETVEELLKKLCSKYGKKLENKVFEDNKLSAEIIILVNGRHIDHCNGIHTKLKQDDVICIFPVVAGG; encoded by the coding sequence ATGATTATTAAATTTTTTGCGTATATAAGGGATTACACCCATACGAAAGAAACAAATATGGATCAGTGCGAAACGGTCGAGGAGTTATTAAAGAAACTTTGCAGCAAGTACGGCAAAAAACTTGAAAATAAAGTTTTTGAAGATAACAAACTTAGTGCAGAAATCATTATTCTAGTTAATGGACGGCATATAGACCATTGTAATGGGATTCATACAAAATTAAAACAGGACGATGTAATTTGTATATTTCCTGTTGTTGCAGGAGGTTGA
- a CDS encoding aldehyde ferredoxin oxidoreductase family protein, translated as MNGWIGKIIRVNLANETIKTEPLNMQDAKLYLGGRGLGTKIYINEVDPKVDALSPENKMIFLTGPLTGTVATCAGRFEVVSKSPLSDTIGACSSGGHFGPELKFAGYDGIIFEGKATKPLYLYVNDDHIELRDASHLWGKEVPATTDELMKETDEEAKIACIGPAGEKLVLFATIMNDKNRAAGRSGLGAVMGSKNLKAIVVRGTKSITVAKKKEFIDACMDSLSKIKANPVTGGGLPAYGTQVLVNILNESGGLPTRNWQESVFDKAEDISGETLAEKYLVRNRGCFDCSIGCGRVTKIERSQYTNFGEGPEYEAGWSFGADCGINNLEAVCESNFLCNELGMDPITMGSTIACAMELYEKGYATFKDTGMDLQFGNDKSIVELTRMTGYREGFGDKLALGSYRMAAEFGHSELSMSVKKLEMPAYDGRALQGMGLEYATSNRGGCHVRGYMTSPEILGLPVKMDPLVTEGKAAMLKIFQDLTAVVDSVGMCLFTTFAIGLPEIAEMVRTCTGINYTDEEVLQIGERIWNLEKIINMECGITVKDDTLPPRLLNEPISEGPAKGKVVELDTMLPEYYSLRGWDKEGVPSETKKEELSLK; from the coding sequence ATGAACGGTTGGATAGGAAAAATCATCCGTGTTAATTTAGCCAATGAAACAATTAAAACCGAACCCCTTAATATGCAGGATGCAAAGCTTTATCTGGGCGGAAGGGGCCTTGGAACAAAGATCTACATAAACGAAGTTGACCCAAAGGTGGATGCTCTCAGTCCTGAAAACAAGATGATATTCTTAACCGGTCCGTTAACAGGCACGGTGGCTACTTGCGCGGGAAGGTTTGAGGTAGTATCAAAATCGCCTTTGTCAGATACAATCGGAGCATGCAGTTCTGGCGGACATTTTGGACCAGAACTGAAATTTGCAGGTTACGATGGAATCATTTTTGAAGGTAAAGCTACAAAGCCATTATACCTTTATGTTAATGATGATCATATTGAACTTAGAGATGCCAGCCATCTTTGGGGCAAGGAAGTGCCTGCAACGACAGATGAACTGATGAAAGAAACGGATGAGGAAGCAAAAATTGCCTGTATAGGGCCGGCCGGTGAAAAGCTTGTATTGTTCGCTACCATTATGAATGATAAAAACCGAGCTGCTGGACGTTCAGGACTTGGGGCCGTTATGGGTTCCAAAAACCTAAAGGCAATCGTTGTAAGAGGTACCAAGTCAATAACGGTTGCGAAGAAAAAAGAATTTATAGATGCTTGCATGGATTCATTGAGCAAGATAAAAGCAAATCCTGTAACCGGTGGCGGACTTCCAGCATATGGAACACAGGTACTCGTAAATATTCTAAACGAGTCTGGCGGACTTCCAACAAGGAACTGGCAGGAATCTGTTTTTGATAAAGCAGAGGATATCAGTGGCGAAACCCTCGCAGAGAAGTATCTCGTAAGAAACAGAGGCTGCTTTGACTGTTCGATAGGTTGCGGTAGGGTCACGAAAATAGAGAGATCACAATACACAAACTTTGGTGAAGGGCCTGAATATGAAGCAGGCTGGTCGTTTGGAGCGGACTGCGGTATAAATAACCTCGAAGCGGTATGTGAATCAAACTTCCTATGCAATGAGCTTGGCATGGATCCGATTACAATGGGTTCAACCATTGCTTGTGCCATGGAATTGTATGAGAAGGGTTACGCTACATTCAAAGATACTGGAATGGATTTACAATTTGGCAATGACAAATCAATTGTGGAACTTACAAGAATGACTGGTTACAGAGAAGGCTTCGGAGACAAGCTGGCGTTAGGCTCCTATAGAATGGCGGCCGAATTCGGTCATTCTGAACTTTCGATGTCTGTCAAAAAGTTGGAAATGCCTGCTTACGACGGACGTGCCCTGCAGGGAATGGGTCTTGAATATGCTACCTCTAATCGTGGAGGCTGCCATGTCCGCGGTTATATGACATCACCCGAAATACTTGGTTTGCCTGTAAAAATGGATCCGCTAGTGACCGAAGGAAAGGCTGCCATGCTAAAAATATTCCAGGATCTCACGGCAGTTGTGGATTCTGTAGGAATGTGCCTATTTACCACATTTGCAATTGGCCTGCCTGAGATTGCTGAAATGGTAAGGACCTGTACAGGCATAAACTATACGGATGAAGAAGTTCTTCAAATCGGTGAAAGAATATGGAACCTTGAGAAGATTATCAATATGGAGTGTGGAATTACAGTGAAGGATGATACCCTGCCTCCAAGACTTTTGAATGAACCAATTTCCGAGGGTCCTGCAAAAGGCAAGGTTGTCGAGCTGGATACAATGCTTCCCGAATACTATTCATTAAGGGGATGGGATAAGGAAGGCGTACCATCCGAAACGAAAAAGGAAGAGCTTTCGCTAAAATAA
- a CDS encoding 4Fe-4S dicluster domain-containing protein: protein MSKILTISPEKCIGCRSCELICSFIKIGEFNPRESAVNVLSYEEVAISVPVMCMQCEDAACMNVCPVNAFSRDENGAVVSDSKKCIVCKLCISACPLGNISFSSAERQIVKCDLCGGDPNCAKVCPSGAIRFVDGSTANMNKKRMIAEKFKDLFAEVKDQ, encoded by the coding sequence ATGAGTAAAATATTAACGATTTCTCCTGAAAAATGTATTGGCTGCAGAAGCTGTGAGTTGATTTGCTCTTTTATCAAAATAGGTGAATTCAACCCGAGGGAATCGGCAGTAAATGTACTATCTTATGAGGAAGTTGCCATTTCAGTCCCTGTCATGTGTATGCAGTGCGAAGATGCTGCGTGTATGAATGTATGTCCAGTAAATGCGTTTTCGAGAGATGAAAACGGCGCAGTTGTATCAGATTCGAAAAAATGTATTGTATGTAAATTATGCATTAGTGCTTGTCCTCTGGGGAATATTTCCTTCAGTTCGGCCGAAAGGCAAATTGTGAAGTGCGACCTGTGTGGTGGTGATCCCAATTGTGCGAAAGTCTGTCCTTCTGGGGCAATACGGTTTGTAGATGGATCCACGGCTAACATGAACAAAAAAAGGATGATTGCTGAAAAATTTAAGGATTTGTTTGCGGAGGTGAAGGATCAATGA
- a CDS encoding helix-turn-helix transcriptional regulator, with amino-acid sequence MLTNFNRGIELVHGLETDYTKLLFYDLSPMSCDYKSYENTRLCTIIEGCKHVSVNNDINFTYQPGQFILLPPHSNVHMDIDIPTKALVFELNDNLLKKVTEKISIDIDTDYDFLKEERFFRGNINNELGKCLNKLTNVSAKPDKNKEFLIDLYAQELAYHLVQIKGIQQVINFEHDNPIYKSIKYIQDHIRGPISIKQLAFDLNMSEANFCNSFKKIIGITTKEYITNLKMTQAKDLLKIQNVTEVAYELGYENISHFIAIFKNKYGITPKHYKSIGKVPVVYKY; translated from the coding sequence ATGCTGACTAATTTTAATAGAGGTATAGAATTAGTTCACGGTTTGGAAACTGATTACACTAAATTATTATTTTATGATCTTTCTCCAATGAGTTGTGATTACAAATCATATGAGAACACAAGGCTTTGTACGATAATAGAAGGCTGCAAACATGTTTCCGTAAATAATGATATTAATTTTACGTACCAACCGGGCCAGTTTATTTTGCTGCCACCCCATTCGAATGTCCATATGGATATTGATATCCCTACAAAGGCTTTGGTTTTTGAGCTCAACGACAACCTATTAAAAAAGGTGACAGAGAAAATTAGTATTGATATAGATACAGATTATGATTTTCTTAAAGAAGAAAGATTTTTCCGAGGTAACATAAATAACGAGCTCGGGAAATGTTTGAATAAACTTACCAATGTTTCTGCAAAGCCTGATAAAAATAAAGAATTCCTGATTGATCTTTACGCTCAGGAATTGGCTTATCATCTGGTTCAGATAAAGGGTATACAGCAGGTAATTAATTTTGAACACGATAATCCTATATACAAATCAATCAAGTACATACAAGATCATATCAGGGGACCGATAAGCATTAAGCAATTGGCATTCGATTTAAATATGTCCGAGGCGAATTTCTGTAATTCTTTCAAAAAGATAATTGGAATTACCACAAAGGAATATATAACTAACCTTAAGATGACTCAAGCGAAGGATTTACTGAAAATTCAGAATGTTACGGAAGTAGCCTATGAACTGGGCTATGAGAATATTTCCCATTTCATTGCAATTTTTAAAAACAAGTATGGCATCACACCTAAGCATTATAAAAGTATTGGAAAAGTTCCGGTTGTTTATAAATACTAA
- a CDS encoding macro domain-containing protein — translation MPLEIVRNDITKMKVDAIVNAANTALKMGGGVCGAIFSGAGANELQAACDEIGSCPVGQAVMTDAFRLPANYIIHTPGPIWQGGSSQEAENLKASYENSLILAKKHQCESIAFPLISTGIYGFPKEQALQIAVSTIGSFLLNHDMLVYLVVFDKKSFGLSKKLFASIQQYIDEHYVEEAEINFNRNRNEERSVMEPLQDAEMNEQNFYEKEEHFPKYRSLADLVNQLDESFSERLLRLIDEKGMTDVETYHQANIDRRLFSKIRNGANYTPKKKTAIAFAVALKLNLDETIDLLATAGYTLSQSSVFDVIVDYFIKEGNYNIHEINGALFEFEQPLLGA, via the coding sequence ATGCCGTTGGAAATCGTTCGTAATGATATTACAAAGATGAAAGTTGACGCGATTGTAAATGCTGCGAATACAGCTTTGAAAATGGGTGGCGGTGTATGTGGTGCTATTTTTAGTGGAGCAGGTGCCAATGAGCTACAAGCGGCATGTGATGAAATCGGTAGCTGCCCGGTCGGACAAGCGGTAATGACAGACGCCTTCAGGTTACCGGCAAACTATATCATTCATACGCCAGGGCCCATTTGGCAAGGAGGTTCAAGTCAAGAAGCTGAAAATTTAAAGGCATCCTACGAGAATTCCTTGATATTAGCCAAAAAACATCAATGTGAGTCCATTGCGTTTCCGTTGATTTCGACTGGAATATATGGCTTTCCAAAGGAGCAGGCTTTACAAATAGCGGTTTCCACTATCGGTTCATTTTTATTAAATCATGACATGTTGGTATATCTCGTCGTTTTTGACAAAAAATCCTTCGGTTTAAGTAAAAAGCTATTCGCATCCATCCAGCAATATATTGATGAGCATTATGTAGAGGAAGCAGAAATTAATTTTAATCGTAATCGAAATGAAGAACGGTCTGTAATGGAACCATTGCAAGATGCGGAGATGAATGAGCAGAATTTTTACGAAAAAGAAGAGCATTTTCCCAAATATAGAAGTCTGGCAGATTTGGTGAATCAACTTGATGAATCCTTTTCTGAGCGGCTGCTTCGTTTAATAGATGAAAAAGGAATGACAGACGTAGAGACCTATCATCAGGCCAATATTGATCGGCGGTTGTTCTCAAAAATCCGTAATGGGGCCAATTATACTCCAAAGAAGAAAACAGCCATCGCGTTTGCCGTTGCGCTAAAGTTAAATTTGGATGAAACGATTGATTTACTTGCTACTGCAGGTTATACATTATCACAAAGCAGTGTATTCGATGTCATTGTTGATTATTTTATCAAAGAAGGTAACTACAATATCCATGAAATAAATGGAGCTTTATTCGAGTTTGAACAACCTTTGTTGGGTGCTTAA